One Sporichthyaceae bacterium DNA segment encodes these proteins:
- the bldC gene encoding developmental transcriptional regulator BldC, with protein sequence MNAHTPDTEALLTPAEVATMFRVDPKTVTRWAKAGKLTSIRTLGGHRRYRESEVRNLLAGTIPQQVNRFDH encoded by the coding sequence ATGAACGCTCACACTCCCGACACCGAGGCTCTGCTCACCCCGGCCGAGGTTGCCACGATGTTCCGTGTCGACCCGAAGACCGTCACTCGCTGGGCCAAGGCCGGCAAGCTGACCTCGATCCGTACCCTGGGTGGTCACCGCCGGTACCGCGAGTCCGAGGTCCGCAACCTGCTCGCCGGCACGATCCCGCAGCAGGTCAACCGCTTCGACCACTGA